In one Paraburkholderia megapolitana genomic region, the following are encoded:
- a CDS encoding type I polyketide synthase: MPKSSNVQHQVSAPIAVIGMATVLPKARNLGEYWSHILGGTECLEPVPPSRWRIDQYHDADPSAPDKTYADRGGFMPDLAFDPLLYGIPPNSLDATDSAQLYAMMVAREALLDAGYATESNAAGKPLPAARAGVVLGVAGTTVELALDMARRSDIPKWQDALKQAGVAAEQIDAVATAMGNYYPQWTEDTFPGMLANIVAGRVANRFGLGGASHTVDAACASSLAAVRLACQELRSGAADLMISGGVDTDNSQLAFLSFSKTPALSKSGKVSAFDAEADGTLISEGVAMLVLKRLADAEADGDRIYGVIRGAGASTDAAGGAIYAPRSEGQLRALRNAYDEAGFPANSVGLIEAHATGTTVGDAVEIASLQTVLEGAKAPVALGSVKSQIGHTKAAAGAASLVKTLLALHHKVVPPTLNVRKPNTLLGEEGPLYLPKQARPWIGNPDHPRRAGVSAFGFGGANVHLALEEYAATVPANPGHRRALPLLLSAATPAALARLCEEVAARFEQDADHTQPWPDTAPHVDHPRVGITAVNAHEAATLLHLAAKTLSQRGEEAAWSLQQTVHFRRRALDSDAKVVAVFSGQGAQTVGMGAKLATDFPQLRTIFDAFDAEAKAHGHTPITDLLYPPETFAPAQALAQRQALTHTLYAQASIGAYNMAVFTFLREHGFRPDLAIGHSFGELSALWAAGSLDDEQYRAIVLARGGALTPPAGLAEGGLLALNVDAERVRALLPQLPGISLANLNSPRQTVAGGDAQAIEQALPVFKQAGIQAVRIPVAAAFHTAHVGYAEAAWNDALATLEPHAPHCPVLANVTAAPYPADPAGIRDLLRRQPFNAVRFREQIEAAYAEGGRVFVEVGPRSILTRLVGEVLEGQPHVALPTAPDPAGDDGLQIQSAAVQLAVLGLPLRLEFPALEKAAPRALAFNISASNHRIGKRPAWPEVAEVPVAVSVSVPVTVQSHAAVVAPAPLPVAATQNVGQDAQANAWLADVHRQFLDGQLELALTLAKHAPSAAVLQQIERGQQQAMALHLQFLQGQQALSAEIGGTAVAWSGNVGAPVAAPQLSPIAPIAFEAPRANVLAPVVAARVAAPVAAPAPVVAKTSAPVVAAPVAAASQGVDITALLLRIAAEKTGFPAEMLNAGMRLEADLGVDSIKRVEILASVRDALGVAEDGKLGDELRQAATIGDIAALLGSHQGASAAPSVASVASVASVTPVAAQASAATGIDVAALLLRIVAEKTGFPAEMLNTGMRLEADLGVDSIKRVEILAGVRDALGVAEDGKLGDELRQAATIGDIAALLGSQHSAAASSIAPAAAAPASVSTGIDVVALLLRTVAEKTGFPAEMLNESMRLEADLGVDSIKRVEILAGVRDALGVADDGKLGDELRQAATIGDIAALLQGHVQAPATVASASGSVQTTAAASVAPLAPATTDSIDVGALLLRIIAEKTGFPAEMLNTGMRLEADLGVDSIKRVEILAGVRDALGIADSASAGDELRNAGTIAEIAALLTGMTNAVAAPTASAVNTPPAATPTYDAQRWRSLAVRPVPISLGRPVRMIADAGVLLIDDGGPLTREVAARLRQQGQRPIVLALAGWTDGVSEHADVSCELAGLDDALAALANAHGNPQSVLLLLPAGDDAASRRRLALGLLIVRAVLRWQPHCILGSARLDGRLGFDGGGDSVAGGLAGLLKTLRHEHPQSVARFVDLAGSLAPADAAEHLLSEWHDCQRAAVSHSDPLAHYPAECGWNAQGRWTLACTEENETAAETLPSLQAGDLVLVTGGARGITAACIEALAAQVPAHFVLLGRTVLTAGDPAWAVGHAAGAALKAQALEHLRSSGKQITPRLIDEACRAVLAAREVRANLDAIRAHGAKVDYLALDLGDTAATRAALAGLIDAHGPVKMLVHGAGVLADRRIVDKTAQDIEQVFAPKLDALLTLLDALDTQPPQRVLLFSSTAGYTGNAGQSDYSMANEALSKLAFRLGRRWPQTRAVSLAWGPWDAGMVDETLKKLFADRGIGLLPLAAGTRTFVEAALSKRGGGNQYVVGATLPAPGAQAGSRVRLERSFSPQQDPLIDEHRINRLAVLPSAWVAEWLVECATRWQDRVVTALEDYRVFKGVVFDTPAPVTLTLELEVSGPHTLRASVTDADGRPRFAGNLCFDQSLETRQRKLPVATDNVADPAGYLAGPIQYGPSFRGVERVLQLDAHSTLIECRIPAHVSENTTSHGLRPLIYDIASHACLVWLMERHRAACLPASMGRFSWRGDAPMPRDFFVEMRVRSLVGPQFSCDFELCDRDGRVFALLEDFAATVVGEDDPLWNRDLNDDVIGMETA; this comes from the coding sequence TGGCCACGGTACTACCGAAGGCCCGCAACCTCGGCGAGTACTGGAGTCATATTCTCGGTGGCACCGAGTGCCTTGAGCCGGTACCGCCGAGCCGCTGGCGCATCGATCAGTATCACGATGCCGACCCGTCGGCACCCGATAAAACCTATGCCGATCGCGGCGGCTTCATGCCCGATCTCGCCTTCGATCCGCTGCTGTACGGCATCCCGCCGAACAGTCTCGATGCCACCGACAGCGCGCAGCTCTACGCGATGATGGTGGCCCGCGAAGCGCTGCTCGATGCCGGCTATGCCACCGAGTCGAATGCCGCGGGCAAACCGCTGCCGGCCGCGCGTGCGGGCGTCGTACTCGGCGTCGCCGGCACCACCGTCGAACTCGCGCTCGACATGGCCCGCCGCAGCGACATTCCGAAATGGCAGGACGCGCTGAAACAGGCCGGTGTTGCGGCGGAGCAGATCGACGCCGTCGCCACCGCGATGGGCAACTACTACCCGCAGTGGACCGAGGACACCTTCCCCGGCATGCTGGCCAATATCGTGGCCGGTCGGGTCGCCAACCGCTTCGGTCTGGGCGGCGCGAGCCATACCGTCGATGCGGCCTGCGCGAGTTCGCTGGCCGCCGTGCGACTCGCGTGCCAGGAGCTGCGCAGCGGCGCCGCCGACCTGATGATCAGCGGCGGTGTCGACACCGACAATTCGCAGCTCGCGTTTCTTAGCTTCAGCAAAACGCCTGCCTTATCGAAGAGCGGCAAGGTCAGTGCGTTCGATGCGGAGGCCGACGGCACGTTGATCTCCGAAGGCGTCGCGATGCTGGTGCTGAAGCGGCTCGCCGACGCCGAAGCCGACGGCGACCGCATCTATGGTGTGATTCGCGGCGCGGGGGCGAGCACCGACGCAGCCGGTGGCGCGATCTACGCACCGCGCAGCGAAGGTCAGTTGCGGGCGCTGCGCAACGCGTATGACGAAGCCGGTTTTCCGGCCAACAGTGTCGGCCTGATCGAAGCGCATGCGACAGGCACGACCGTCGGCGATGCGGTGGAAATCGCTTCGCTGCAGACCGTGCTCGAAGGTGCAAAGGCACCGGTCGCGCTCGGCAGCGTCAAGTCGCAGATCGGTCATACCAAGGCCGCGGCTGGTGCGGCGAGTCTCGTCAAAACGTTGCTCGCGCTGCACCACAAGGTGGTGCCGCCGACGCTCAACGTGCGCAAGCCCAACACGTTGCTCGGCGAAGAGGGTCCGCTGTATCTGCCGAAACAGGCTCGTCCGTGGATTGGCAATCCCGATCATCCGCGCCGTGCGGGTGTGAGTGCGTTCGGGTTCGGCGGTGCCAATGTGCATCTGGCGCTGGAGGAATATGCGGCTACGGTGCCCGCCAATCCAGGCCATCGCCGCGCACTGCCGCTGCTTTTGAGCGCCGCGACTCCTGCCGCGCTCGCGCGACTGTGCGAAGAAGTCGCCGCGCGCTTCGAACAGGACGCGGACCATACACAGCCCTGGCCCGACACCGCACCGCACGTCGATCACCCGCGTGTGGGCATCACCGCCGTCAACGCGCACGAGGCCGCGACGCTGCTGCATCTGGCCGCGAAGACGTTGTCCCAACGTGGCGAAGAAGCCGCGTGGAGCCTACAGCAGACAGTTCATTTCCGCCGTCGCGCGCTCGACAGCGACGCCAAAGTCGTCGCCGTATTCAGCGGACAAGGCGCGCAGACCGTTGGCATGGGCGCCAAGCTCGCCACCGATTTTCCGCAACTGCGCACGATCTTCGATGCCTTCGATGCCGAAGCAAAAGCACACGGCCACACGCCGATCACCGACCTGCTTTATCCGCCTGAAACCTTCGCCCCTGCGCAAGCGCTGGCACAACGCCAGGCGCTGACGCATACGTTGTACGCGCAAGCTTCGATCGGCGCGTACAACATGGCCGTGTTCACGTTCCTGCGCGAGCACGGTTTCCGTCCCGACCTCGCAATCGGCCATAGCTTCGGCGAACTCTCCGCACTGTGGGCAGCGGGGAGTCTCGACGACGAGCAATACCGCGCCATCGTCCTCGCGCGCGGCGGCGCGTTGACACCGCCTGCCGGACTGGCCGAAGGCGGTCTGCTGGCGCTGAATGTCGACGCCGAGCGCGTGCGTGCGCTGCTGCCGCAACTGCCGGGGATCAGCCTCGCTAACCTCAACAGTCCGCGTCAGACCGTAGCCGGCGGCGACGCGCAAGCGATCGAGCAGGCGCTGCCGGTGTTCAAGCAGGCCGGCATTCAGGCGGTCCGCATTCCGGTCGCCGCAGCCTTTCATACGGCACACGTCGGTTACGCGGAAGCCGCGTGGAACGACGCGCTCGCGACACTCGAACCGCACGCGCCGCACTGTCCGGTGCTGGCCAACGTGACCGCCGCGCCCTATCCCGCCGATCCCGCCGGCATACGCGATCTGCTGCGTCGTCAGCCGTTCAACGCCGTGCGTTTTCGCGAACAGATCGAAGCGGCTTACGCCGAGGGCGGCCGCGTCTTCGTCGAGGTCGGTCCGCGCAGCATCCTGACGCGACTTGTCGGTGAGGTTCTCGAAGGCCAGCCGCACGTCGCACTGCCGACCGCACCCGATCCGGCCGGCGACGACGGCCTGCAGATCCAGTCGGCGGCCGTGCAACTGGCTGTGCTCGGATTGCCGCTGCGGCTGGAATTTCCCGCTCTTGAGAAGGCGGCGCCGCGTGCGCTCGCGTTCAATATCAGCGCGTCGAACCATCGCATCGGTAAGCGGCCGGCGTGGCCGGAAGTTGCGGAGGTTCCGGTGGCTGTGTCGGTGTCTGTACCGGTGACGGTTCAATCGCACGCAGCGGTAGTGGCGCCGGCGCCGCTGCCGGTCGCTGCGACGCAGAACGTCGGACAAGACGCGCAGGCAAATGCGTGGCTCGCCGATGTGCATCGTCAGTTCCTCGACGGTCAGCTCGAGCTTGCACTGACGCTCGCGAAGCACGCGCCGTCAGCCGCGGTGCTGCAGCAGATCGAGCGTGGCCAGCAACAGGCCATGGCGTTGCATCTGCAATTCCTGCAGGGACAGCAAGCGTTGTCGGCGGAAATTGGCGGTACGGCCGTTGCATGGTCGGGCAACGTCGGCGCACCGGTCGCTGCGCCGCAACTCTCACCCATCGCGCCCATCGCGTTTGAAGCACCGCGCGCGAATGTGTTGGCACCTGTTGTTGCTGCCCGCGTTGCGGCACCTGTAGCAGCCCCGGCTCCGGTGGTCGCAAAAACGTCGGCGCCTGTCGTTGCCGCTCCCGTTGCAGCCGCGAGCCAGGGTGTGGACATCACCGCGTTGCTGCTGCGCATCGCAGCAGAGAAAACCGGCTTCCCCGCCGAGATGCTGAACGCCGGCATGCGCCTCGAAGCGGATCTCGGTGTCGACTCGATCAAGCGCGTCGAAATTCTCGCCTCGGTACGCGACGCGTTGGGTGTCGCCGAGGATGGCAAGCTCGGTGACGAGTTGCGTCAGGCGGCGACGATCGGCGACATCGCTGCGTTGCTCGGTAGCCACCAGGGCGCATCCGCAGCACCATCGGTTGCCTCGGTTGCTTCAGTTGCGTCGGTCACTCCGGTCGCGGCTCAGGCCAGCGCCGCAACCGGCATCGACGTCGCCGCGCTACTGCTGCGCATCGTTGCCGAAAAGACCGGCTTCCCTGCAGAGATGCTCAACACCGGCATGCGTCTCGAAGCCGATCTCGGCGTCGATTCGATCAAGCGTGTCGAGATTCTCGCTGGTGTGCGCGATGCACTGGGCGTCGCCGAAGATGGCAAGCTCGGCGACGAACTGCGCCAGGCCGCTACGATCGGCGACATTGCGGCGCTGCTGGGCAGTCAGCACAGTGCAGCGGCTTCGTCGATAGCACCGGCAGCAGCAGCACCGGCCAGCGTCAGTACGGGCATCGATGTCGTCGCGCTGCTGCTGCGTACCGTGGCAGAGAAAACGGGTTTCCCCGCCGAGATGCTCAACGAGAGTATGCGTCTCGAAGCCGATCTCGGTGTCGATTCGATCAAGCGTGTGGAAATTCTCGCAGGCGTGCGCGATGCACTCGGCGTGGCGGACGACGGCAAGCTCGGTGACGAACTGCGCCAGGCCGCTACGATCGGTGATATCGCTGCATTGCTGCAAGGTCATGTGCAAGCGCCTGCGACCGTTGCGAGCGCGTCAGGTTCGGTACAGACCACTGCGGCGGCTTCGGTCGCTCCGCTGGCTCCGGCCACTACTGACAGCATCGATGTCGGCGCCCTGCTACTACGCATCATCGCCGAGAAAACCGGCTTCCCCGCCGAGATGCTCAACACCGGCATGCGTCTCGAAGCAGACCTTGGCGTCGATTCGATCAAGCGCGTGGAAATTCTCGCCGGTGTGCGCGATGCGCTCGGTATCGCCGACAGCGCGAGCGCCGGTGACGAACTGCGCAACGCGGGCACGATCGCTGAGATCGCCGCATTGCTGACGGGTATGACCAACGCCGTAGCAGCGCCCACTGCGTCCGCAGTCAATACGCCACCGGCTGCCACGCCCACCTACGATGCGCAACGCTGGCGCTCGCTCGCAGTACGCCCCGTACCGATCTCGCTGGGACGCCCCGTTCGCATGATCGCCGACGCCGGCGTACTGCTGATCGACGATGGCGGCCCGCTCACCCGCGAGGTCGCCGCCCGCTTGCGTCAACAAGGCCAACGCCCGATCGTTCTCGCGCTCGCCGGCTGGACCGACGGCGTCAGCGAACACGCCGACGTATCGTGCGAACTGGCCGGTCTCGACGATGCACTGGCCGCGCTGGCCAACGCCCACGGCAACCCGCAAAGCGTGCTGTTGCTGTTGCCCGCAGGCGACGACGCGGCAAGCCGTCGACGCCTCGCGCTCGGCCTGCTGATCGTACGCGCCGTACTGCGCTGGCAGCCGCATTGCATTCTGGGCAGCGCGCGGCTCGATGGCCGGCTCGGCTTCGACGGCGGCGGCGATAGCGTGGCCGGCGGTCTCGCCGGTCTGTTGAAAACGCTGCGTCACGAGCATCCGCAGAGCGTGGCGCGCTTCGTCGATCTCGCCGGATCGCTGGCACCGGCCGACGCCGCCGAACACCTGCTGTCGGAATGGCACGACTGCCAGCGCGCCGCCGTGTCACACAGCGATCCGCTCGCGCACTACCCGGCCGAATGCGGCTGGAATGCACAAGGCCGCTGGACCCTCGCCTGCACGGAAGAAAACGAAACCGCAGCCGAAACGCTGCCGTCGTTGCAAGCCGGCGATCTAGTGCTGGTCACCGGCGGCGCGCGCGGCATCACCGCGGCCTGCATCGAGGCGCTCGCGGCGCAGGTACCGGCGCATTTCGTCCTGCTCGGACGCACGGTCCTCACCGCCGGCGACCCGGCCTGGGCCGTCGGCCACGCAGCGGGTGCAGCGCTGAAAGCGCAAGCGCTGGAACACCTGCGCAGCAGCGGCAAGCAGATCACGCCTCGCCTCATCGATGAAGCGTGCCGCGCAGTCCTCGCCGCACGCGAAGTACGCGCCAACCTCGACGCCATCCGTGCGCATGGCGCCAAGGTCGACTACCTGGCACTCGATCTCGGCGACACCGCCGCGACGCGCGCCGCGCTCGCCGGTCTGATCGACGCGCACGGCCCAGTGAAGATGTTGGTGCACGGCGCCGGCGTGCTGGCCGATCGCCGCATCGTCGACAAGACCGCGCAGGACATCGAGCAGGTATTCGCGCCGAAGCTCGACGCGCTGCTGACCTTGCTCGACGCACTCGACACACAACCGCCGCAACGCGTGCTGCTGTTCTCTTCGACCGCGGGCTACACCGGCAACGCGGGACAATCGGACTACTCGATGGCCAACGAAGCGCTGAGCAAGCTCGCGTTTCGCCTCGGTCGTCGCTGGCCGCAGACACGCGCGGTCTCGCTCGCATGGGGACCGTGGGATGCCGGCATGGTCGACGAGACCTTGAAGAAGCTGTTCGCCGATCGCGGCATCGGCCTGCTGCCGCTCGCCGCGGGCACGCGGACGTTTGTCGAAGCAGCCCTGTCGAAACGTGGCGGCGGCAACCAGTACGTCGTCGGCGCTACCCTGCCCGCGCCTGGCGCCCAGGCCGGTTCGCGCGTTCGGCTCGAGCGGTCCTTTTCGCCGCAGCAAGACCCGCTGATCGACGAGCATCGCATCAACCGGCTCGCCGTGCTGCCTTCGGCGTGGGTCGCCGAGTGGCTCGTGGAATGCGCGACGCGCTGGCAGGATCGCGTGGTCACCGCACTCGAGGATTACCGCGTGTTCAAGGGGGTCGTCTTCGATACGCCCGCGCCGGTGACCCTCACGCTCGAACTCGAAGTGAGCGGGCCGCATACGCTGCGCGCCTCGGTCACCGACGCCGACGGGCGCCCCCGCTTCGCCGGCAATCTCTGCTTCGACCAGTCGCTCGAAACGCGCCAGCGCAAGCTGCCGGTCGCAACCGACAACGTTGCCGATCCCGCGGGTTACCTGGCCGGACCGATCCAGTACGGGCCGAGTTTCCGCGGTGTCGAGCGCGTGTTGCAGCTGGACGCGCACAGCACGCTGATCGAATGCCGGATTCCTGCGCACGTGTCGGAGAACACGACGAGCCATGGGCTGCGACCGCTGATCTATGACATTGCCAGCCACGCGTGCCTCGTCTGGCTGATGGAACGGCATCGCGCGGCGTGTCTGCCAGCTTCGATGGGCCGCTTCAGCTGGCGCGGCGATGCGCCGATGCCGCGCGACTTCTTCGTGGAAATGCGCGTACGCAGCCTGGTCGGCCCGCAGTTCAGCTGCGACTTCGAACTCTGCGATCGCGACGGCCGGGTGTTCGCGTTGCTCGAGGATTTCGCCGCCACCGTCGTCGGTGAAGACGACCCGCTGTGGAACCGCGATCTCAATGACGACGTGATCGGTATGGAGACGGCCTGA